The proteins below come from a single Methanothrix thermoacetophila PT genomic window:
- the nikR gene encoding nickel-responsive transcriptional regulator NikR, producing the protein MEQELMRIGVSLPEKLLSRFDEIISQRGYSSRSEGIRDAIRNYIIHYEWMSDVEGERVGVITIVYSHHQRGLVDSLTDIQHEFGSIINSSLHVHLDKDNCLEVVILRGEGKDVRRAAERMMALKGVKHVKLTTTSVGAEL; encoded by the coding sequence ATGGAACAGGAGCTCATGAGAATTGGCGTATCGCTTCCGGAGAAGCTGCTGAGCCGTTTCGACGAGATCATCTCCCAGAGAGGATACTCATCGAGATCCGAGGGGATAAGGGACGCAATAAGGAACTACATTATTCACTATGAGTGGATGAGCGATGTCGAGGGCGAGAGGGTGGGCGTGATAACAATAGTATACTCCCACCATCAGCGTGGCCTGGTGGACAGCCTGACGGACATACAGCATGAGTTCGGCAGCATAATAAACTCGAGCCTTCATGTTCATCTGGACAAGGATAACTGCCTCGAGGTTGTGATACTACGTGGCGAGGGAAAGGATGTGAGAAGGGCAGCGGAGAGGATGATGGCACTGAAGGGCGTCAAGCATGTGAAGCTCACCACAACCTCTGTCGGCGCGGAGCTATGA
- a CDS encoding DUF1646 family protein: MALQPTPVDIGLFAIVLIVLVGPFMVRKIEHNLEAFLFVMGVLAVTLSGFESKEVLEHLYANNPEMVEKIGWHMELVMEAVKEPIIKGIVPAVLVAGLLFHYGRATAQRAMARILEVVPLKVIVFLMVVILGLSSSIITAIIASLLLVELVNCMPLDRQTKINVVIIACFSIGLGAVLTPVGEPLSTIAITKLQGPPYHAGFFFLFNRLAVYIIPGCLAMGLLAMFFTGKAAKEACAVAAEEAAGLRDVFVRALKVYIFVMALLLLGGGMKIVIDKYLLTIPPQILYWVNMVSAILDNATLTAAELSPSMEITQIQAVLMGLLISGGMLIPGNIPNIISAGKLNITSKEWARLGVPLGLVLMVLYFIWVFYIPFHMEFHL; the protein is encoded by the coding sequence ATGGCATTACAGCCGACGCCCGTTGATATCGGGCTATTTGCGATAGTTCTGATCGTGCTCGTTGGCCCGTTCATGGTGAGGAAGATAGAGCACAACCTGGAGGCGTTTCTTTTCGTAATGGGTGTGCTCGCAGTGACTCTTTCGGGATTTGAGAGCAAGGAGGTTCTTGAGCATCTTTACGCCAACAACCCAGAGATGGTGGAGAAGATCGGCTGGCACATGGAGCTCGTTATGGAGGCCGTGAAGGAGCCGATAATAAAGGGCATCGTGCCTGCTGTCCTGGTTGCGGGTCTGCTCTTCCATTATGGAAGAGCAACGGCTCAGAGGGCCATGGCCAGGATTCTTGAGGTCGTCCCGCTCAAGGTTATAGTCTTCCTGATGGTTGTGATACTCGGCCTCTCGTCGAGCATAATAACTGCGATCATAGCATCTCTTCTCCTCGTCGAGCTCGTCAACTGCATGCCCCTTGACAGGCAGACGAAGATCAATGTCGTGATCATCGCATGCTTCTCGATAGGTCTTGGCGCTGTTCTGACTCCAGTCGGAGAGCCGCTCTCGACGATAGCGATCACCAAGCTGCAGGGACCGCCCTATCACGCAGGATTCTTCTTCCTCTTCAACAGGCTCGCAGTATACATAATTCCAGGATGCCTGGCAATGGGACTGCTCGCGATGTTCTTCACAGGAAAGGCTGCGAAGGAGGCGTGTGCTGTTGCGGCTGAGGAGGCTGCAGGCCTGAGAGACGTCTTCGTCAGGGCTCTGAAGGTCTACATCTTCGTCATGGCGCTGCTTCTCCTTGGCGGAGGCATGAAGATCGTTATCGACAAGTACCTGCTAACGATTCCACCCCAGATCCTGTACTGGGTGAACATGGTATCCGCGATTCTCGATAACGCTACGCTGACCGCTGCTGAGCTGAGCCCGTCAATGGAGATAACCCAGATCCAGGCTGTGCTGATGGGGTTGCTGATATCGGGAGGCATGCTGATCCCCGGGAACATCCCCAACATCATATCAGCAGGCAAGCTCAATATAACGAGCAAGGAGTGGGCGAGGCTCGGCGTGCCGCTCGGCCTTGTACTGATGGTTCTCTACTTCATCTGGGTATTCTATATCCCATTCCACATGGAGTTCCATCTGTAA
- a CDS encoding COG1470 family protein — translation MIWILILALLLIPASATVEESPTGPPYAADSVYPSYPSSSFDIPSVPPTPIAPGKLVVSVQQTGPINERDKEYTTPGKTLDYIVNVRNEGYTNVTATITVSPETCGMDWFTWTSTEVFIPAGGEVSEPLQVTPPTNAMGGDYRFRVTATAPGAESSSDTEKFKVQGYDYASETMISGSGQFQLSKDVRSMNSGIKSNKDVYFSGSVEALVKNEYLVDRAKGRNPNFEEQDAVDDYVALAPGDTLMGSESFRSSIAFGGIGAKVRESYNLQAMEFKNQNFNLYQTGTLGRSAEFKTADNFTGYFMLDARQSKPGQRSMKEHEEYLGSFEIMRKILFKDQPLRRGCIGGACDFMDNINLRLKSS, via the coding sequence TTGATCTGGATTCTGATCCTGGCGCTTCTGCTGATTCCAGCATCAGCCACTGTTGAGGAGAGCCCAACAGGCCCGCCGTACGCAGCGGACTCAGTGTATCCATCGTATCCATCAAGCTCTTTTGACATCCCGTCCGTTCCGCCCACACCAATCGCCCCTGGGAAGCTCGTCGTCTCTGTGCAGCAGACCGGTCCCATCAACGAGCGGGATAAGGAGTACACAACCCCGGGGAAGACACTGGACTACATTGTGAACGTGAGGAACGAGGGGTACACGAACGTGACCGCCACCATCACAGTCAGCCCTGAGACCTGCGGTATGGACTGGTTCACCTGGACCTCCACGGAGGTGTTCATACCTGCCGGCGGCGAGGTCTCGGAGCCGCTCCAGGTCACGCCGCCCACAAACGCCATGGGAGGTGATTACAGATTCAGGGTCACAGCGACAGCACCAGGCGCAGAATCCTCATCAGATACAGAGAAGTTCAAGGTCCAGGGATACGATTACGCATCCGAGACCATGATCAGCGGGAGCGGCCAGTTCCAGCTCAGCAAGGACGTCAGGTCGATGAACTCCGGGATAAAATCGAACAAGGACGTCTACTTCAGCGGCAGCGTCGAGGCGCTGGTGAAGAACGAGTATCTGGTGGACAGGGCGAAGGGGAGAAATCCGAACTTCGAGGAGCAGGACGCTGTCGATGACTATGTAGCTCTGGCGCCCGGAGACACGCTCATGGGGAGCGAGAGCTTCAGAAGCTCGATCGCCTTCGGCGGGATCGGCGCGAAGGTCAGGGAGAGCTACAACCTCCAGGCGATGGAGTTCAAGAACCAGAACTTCAATCTCTACCAGACGGGAACGCTGGGAAGAAGCGCTGAATTCAAGACCGCAGACAACTTCACAGGCTACTTCATGCTCGACGCGCGGCAATCCAAACCGGGACAGAGGAGCATGAAGGAGCACGAGGAGTACCTGGGGTCATTTGAGATAATGCGCAAGATACTCTTCAAGGACCAGCCGCTCAGGAGAGGATGCATCGGCGGAGCATGCGACTTCATGGACAACATAAATCTCCGGCTCAAATCAAGCTGA
- a CDS encoding DUF128 domain-containing protein yields the protein MRGRDQRKLLEILRVIAEAKRPVGARTISDMLSSRGYNLGERAVRYNLRILDELGFTRRYGYSGRIATSLGLKELRDALIHERIGFVNTLIEEYMLRTTFDFASGDLVANISLIDRNDLERALEIMEMVAESGYSGDLVRVHHKDDCAEIGTVCSITVDGLLLRAGIPVNTTFAGVLEIRNGEPCRFSDLIAYAGTSIDPMRAFMARRIARVMDAVRSGSGKVLANVREVPVSALEDAMRVLDRARSIVGRIAVGAPGDDVLGCPVAPGRVGIAICAGVNAPVAVAECGIRIRTCPISTLIPCGEMSRIRFYKS from the coding sequence ATGAGAGGGCGCGACCAGAGGAAGCTCCTGGAGATTCTGAGAGTCATAGCAGAGGCGAAGAGGCCGGTGGGCGCGAGGACCATCTCGGACATGCTCAGCAGCCGGGGGTATAACCTCGGCGAGAGGGCGGTGCGGTACAATCTCAGAATACTGGATGAGCTGGGATTCACAAGACGTTACGGCTACTCGGGTAGAATCGCAACCTCTCTCGGTCTCAAGGAGCTCAGGGACGCGCTGATACACGAGCGGATAGGCTTCGTGAACACACTGATAGAGGAGTACATGCTCCGCACCACATTCGATTTCGCGAGCGGCGACCTGGTGGCGAACATCAGCCTCATCGACAGGAACGATCTCGAGAGGGCGCTTGAAATAATGGAGATGGTCGCAGAGTCCGGGTACTCCGGGGATCTGGTGCGCGTGCATCACAAAGATGACTGCGCGGAGATCGGGACGGTGTGCAGCATCACCGTGGACGGGCTTCTCCTGAGAGCAGGGATACCTGTGAACACCACATTCGCAGGAGTCCTCGAGATCAGGAACGGGGAGCCCTGCAGGTTCTCGGATCTGATCGCGTACGCAGGCACATCCATAGACCCCATGAGGGCGTTCATGGCGAGGAGGATCGCCAGGGTGATGGACGCGGTGCGCTCCGGCTCCGGAAAGGTCCTGGCGAACGTGAGGGAGGTCCCGGTCAGCGCTCTGGAGGATGCGATGCGCGTGCTGGATCGCGCGCGCTCGATCGTCGGGAGGATCGCTGTGGGCGCGCCAGGCGATGATGTGCTTGGATGCCCTGTGGCGCCGGGTCGTGTGGGCATAGCGATATGCGCGGGCGTCAACGCTCCTGTGGCGGTCGCCGAGTGCGGTATACGCATCCGGACCTGCCCGATATCCACGCTCATCCCCTGCGGCGAGATGTCTCGGATAAGGTTTTATAAGAGCTGA
- a CDS encoding 30S ribosomal protein S6e, with the protein MAVIEVRKMAVRVVISDPNTGKAYQVELKDAGKLIGKKIGDAVEGDLLGLPGYAVTITGGSDRDGFPMRSDLPGMQRKRLLLAGGVGYRPRVKGLKRRKSVCGREISPNISQINVKITEYGAKPIEELLKA; encoded by the coding sequence ATGGCGGTAATCGAGGTCAGAAAGATGGCTGTCAGAGTTGTGATATCAGATCCAAATACAGGAAAGGCATATCAGGTCGAGCTCAAGGACGCGGGCAAGCTCATCGGTAAGAAGATAGGGGACGCTGTTGAGGGCGATCTCCTTGGGCTGCCGGGATACGCTGTTACGATAACAGGCGGCAGCGATCGCGACGGCTTCCCGATGCGCAGCGATCTCCCGGGGATGCAGCGGAAGAGGCTTCTCCTCGCGGGCGGCGTCGGGTACAGGCCGCGCGTGAAGGGGCTGAAGCGAAGGAAGAGCGTCTGCGGGCGCGAGATCTCGCCGAACATAAGCCAGATCAACGTCAAGATAACAGAGTACGGCGCGAAGCCGATCGAGGAGCTGCTCAAAGCGTAA
- a CDS encoding geranylgeranyl reductase family protein, translated as MRIIVVGAGPAGSTAAETAARLGADVILVERRMEIGSPVQCGGFIPEASELRDLLPDAVLPETLVEIPERCILNRTRIQRLYAPSGRSAEFPVAGRCVDRRSFDRYLAHRAARAGAQLIVGTEADVRGESIHLKGRREGIIDADIIIGADGPSSRIAEAIGAVQRDEPGICLEYEMVDVDIDRDAAEMYFGERWAPGGYAWIIPLGDDIANVGVGVRRSYIRGEIDLPLILRRFVEEHPHAGRILRKGEIVAVMRGIVPSGGMPEIIQSGRFLLAGDAAGHVMATSGGGVPLAMVAGRIAGEVAATHARGGDLNVYTQRIEKELGAPLRGSVIIRRMVDRAMRSDRSIDMIFSLLDPMTMKDIQRGRLPAPLERLRSMFTL; from the coding sequence ATGAGGATCATCGTCGTCGGCGCCGGCCCCGCGGGATCCACTGCGGCTGAGACCGCGGCGAGGCTCGGCGCAGATGTTATTCTCGTTGAGAGAAGAATGGAGATAGGCAGCCCTGTCCAGTGCGGTGGGTTCATACCTGAGGCCTCCGAGCTCAGGGATCTGCTTCCAGACGCGGTTCTCCCCGAGACGCTCGTCGAGATCCCGGAGAGGTGTATCCTCAACAGAACACGGATCCAGAGGCTCTACGCGCCCTCAGGGAGATCCGCGGAGTTTCCTGTGGCGGGCAGGTGCGTGGACCGGCGGAGCTTCGACAGGTATCTTGCGCACCGCGCAGCTCGCGCGGGCGCGCAGCTGATCGTCGGCACGGAGGCTGATGTGCGCGGGGAGTCGATACACCTTAAGGGAAGGCGCGAGGGTATCATCGATGCAGATATTATCATCGGCGCTGACGGGCCGTCATCGAGGATCGCAGAGGCGATAGGTGCTGTCCAGAGGGACGAACCTGGGATCTGTCTGGAGTATGAGATGGTGGATGTCGATATAGACAGAGACGCGGCAGAGATGTACTTCGGAGAGAGGTGGGCGCCCGGAGGCTACGCGTGGATCATACCTCTCGGCGATGATATCGCGAATGTGGGTGTGGGAGTTAGGAGGTCTTACATCCGCGGGGAGATTGATCTCCCTCTTATCCTGAGGAGATTCGTGGAGGAGCATCCGCATGCCGGCAGAATTCTCAGAAAGGGCGAGATCGTCGCAGTTATGAGGGGGATCGTGCCCTCGGGCGGGATGCCTGAGATCATACAGAGCGGGAGGTTTCTGCTCGCAGGGGATGCAGCAGGTCACGTAATGGCGACGAGCGGCGGAGGCGTGCCGCTGGCGATGGTCGCTGGAAGGATCGCGGGGGAAGTCGCCGCAACACACGCCCGCGGAGGAGATCTCAACGTTTACACGCAGAGGATAGAGAAGGAGCTTGGCGCCCCACTCAGGGGCTCTGTGATTATAAGGAGGATGGTGGACAGGGCCATGAGGAGCGACAGATCGATTGATATGATATTCTCCCTGCTGGATCCTATGACAATGAAGGACATCCAGCGCGGCCGCCTGCCCGCGCCTCTTGAAAGGCTCCGGTCGATGTTTACGCTTTGA
- a CDS encoding sodium:solute symporter family protein has product MDPYHIFLLILGVYISVLVGIGFISSKRQGSVTEFWLASRELGAASLGFSAAASWLTASALLLSTGLFMLIGVSSIWVWVFPNIAALAIIALIAGRIKRIPAMTQPELLEIRYDPMVRAPVAVAITIMMILFSVVDFIGFKLVLGTFFGVEPLYAVLIMAVSVALYVSLGGFRAVVWTDRVQYIFLAGLAVVVAILSLKLSADRGASIIAESAALGGEWWNPFMMGGVLGALVFQLALLPGWIAEQDPWQRVWAARDERSARMGLLLGSMLLAIVYGACFLTAIALRAIYPLPEGEVEAEMLYLRFISENVPPAAVALLTIGFAAASMSCTDTFATSGASCIVRDIFQRFVKPDATMREMLIISRVLVVMMISISAFIALNVESIMEAVIIATVIGTTSYFFPIVGGLYWKRATSWGALAAVIVGGVTQIVMIAYEKFIFGEPLDTISPLLTEHGVLVGLTLSASVFAIVSLLTPPTDDRRLAPFFSDIAERLFGGAMITVDRKNSRYPIIMRMIEERGFGERTHLDLALRVNPLKADGAQIRGEISWDRLIEDLRSRHPEWYTPTGSHIAYRLSQHDMLACVKLYRGDEMEIRLSAEPRLSQRERFRDEMYLAVEEIEESLLSMGYTTSLPA; this is encoded by the coding sequence TTGGATCCATATCACATATTCCTCCTCATCCTGGGCGTATATATTTCTGTGCTCGTCGGCATAGGCTTCATCTCATCGAAGCGGCAGGGATCTGTGACTGAGTTCTGGCTGGCAAGCCGGGAGCTGGGGGCAGCCTCCTTGGGATTCTCGGCTGCGGCTTCATGGCTCACGGCCAGCGCTTTGCTGCTTTCCACAGGTCTTTTCATGCTCATAGGCGTCAGCTCGATATGGGTGTGGGTATTTCCGAACATAGCTGCGCTGGCGATCATAGCGCTGATCGCAGGCAGGATCAAGCGCATACCTGCGATGACCCAGCCTGAGCTTCTGGAGATAAGATACGATCCAATGGTCAGAGCTCCGGTCGCGGTGGCGATAACGATAATGATGATTCTCTTCTCAGTGGTTGATTTCATCGGGTTCAAGCTCGTTCTGGGGACTTTCTTCGGGGTCGAGCCACTGTACGCGGTTCTGATCATGGCGGTGTCCGTGGCGCTCTACGTCAGCCTCGGTGGGTTCAGAGCGGTTGTCTGGACCGACAGGGTCCAGTACATCTTCCTGGCAGGGCTCGCGGTTGTTGTGGCGATTCTCTCCCTGAAGCTCTCGGCAGATCGGGGCGCATCCATCATCGCGGAGAGCGCTGCCCTCGGCGGGGAGTGGTGGAACCCGTTCATGATGGGGGGCGTGCTCGGCGCCCTTGTCTTCCAGCTCGCCCTGCTCCCCGGCTGGATCGCGGAGCAGGACCCGTGGCAGAGGGTCTGGGCCGCGCGCGATGAGAGAAGCGCGAGGATGGGCTTGCTCCTGGGGTCGATGCTTCTCGCGATCGTTTACGGCGCATGCTTCCTCACGGCGATAGCCCTGCGCGCGATCTACCCGCTCCCTGAGGGCGAGGTGGAGGCTGAGATGCTGTACCTCAGGTTCATCTCCGAGAACGTGCCACCTGCAGCAGTCGCGCTGCTCACAATAGGATTCGCTGCCGCGTCCATGTCGTGCACAGACACCTTTGCGACATCTGGCGCGTCCTGCATCGTCAGGGACATCTTCCAGAGGTTCGTCAAACCGGATGCCACCATGCGGGAGATGCTGATAATCAGCAGGGTGCTTGTGGTCATGATGATCTCCATCTCAGCGTTCATCGCGCTGAATGTGGAGAGCATCATGGAGGCTGTGATAATAGCCACCGTTATAGGGACAACATCCTACTTCTTCCCGATCGTCGGCGGGCTTTACTGGAAGAGGGCCACATCCTGGGGCGCGCTTGCAGCTGTCATCGTCGGTGGCGTGACACAGATCGTGATGATCGCGTATGAGAAGTTCATTTTTGGGGAGCCACTCGACACGATCTCTCCACTCCTCACAGAGCACGGCGTGCTCGTCGGCCTGACTCTGAGCGCATCGGTATTCGCGATCGTCTCCCTTCTCACGCCGCCCACCGACGACAGGAGGCTCGCGCCATTCTTCTCAGATATCGCAGAGAGGCTCTTTGGTGGAGCCATGATCACAGTTGACAGGAAGAACTCCAGGTATCCTATCATCATGAGAATGATAGAGGAGAGGGGTTTCGGAGAGAGAACGCATCTCGATCTGGCGCTGAGGGTGAACCCGCTGAAGGCGGATGGAGCTCAGATCAGGGGAGAGATAAGCTGGGATAGACTCATCGAGGATCTGAGATCCAGGCATCCGGAGTGGTACACGCCGACCGGGAGCCATATCGCGTACAGGCTCTCACAGCATGACATGCTTGCGTGCGTGAAGCTCTACAGGGGGGATGAGATGGAGATCAGACTCTCTGCTGAACCAAGGCTCTCCCAGAGGGAGAGGTTCAGGGACGAGATGTATCTCGCGGTAGAGGAGATAGAGGAGTCGCTTCTGAGCATGGGATACACGACATCACTGCCCGCATGA
- the ilvD gene encoding dihydroxy-acid dehydratase, with translation MRSDITKSGPERAPHRALLKAMGITDDEIKRPFIGVANSANEFVPGHIHLDRIAEAVKAGIRIAGGVPFEFQTIGVCDGIAMGHGGMRYSLPSREIIEDSIEIMAQAHQLDGLVLIPTCDKIVPGHLMAAGRLDLPTIVVTGGPMLPGFACDRELDLINVFEEWQKGGESLSILEDLACPGAGSCAGLFTANSMACMAEALGLSLPGCATAHAVDAKKMRIAKLSGMMIVELVKRGLTARKIVSRESFENAVRVDMAIGGSTNTALHLPAIAAEFDIDLELDVFDRLSRETPHLVNLRPGGPHHMLDLDRAGGVQAVMHRLSSKLDLSVLTVTGKTLGAVLAEFKPVNPKANAEVIATLERPVHPEGGIAILKGSLAPEGSVVKQTAVSKKMLVHKGPAVVYDSEEESMKGILSGEVKAGDVVVIRYEGPKGGPGMRETLAPTSAIAGAGLSESVALITDGRFSGGTRGPCIGHVSPEAAVGGPIALVENGDMISIDIPNRRLDLLVDEGVLERRRASWRPPEPRVRGGVLDRYRKSVTSASKGGVLR, from the coding sequence ATGAGGAGCGATATCACCAAATCAGGACCTGAGAGGGCGCCGCATCGCGCACTTCTCAAGGCGATGGGCATCACTGACGATGAGATCAAAAGACCGTTCATAGGCGTTGCGAACTCGGCGAACGAGTTCGTACCAGGGCACATACATCTTGACAGGATCGCAGAGGCTGTGAAGGCGGGTATAAGAATCGCGGGAGGCGTGCCGTTCGAGTTCCAGACGATCGGCGTCTGCGACGGGATCGCGATGGGTCATGGCGGCATGCGGTACTCCCTCCCATCGAGGGAGATTATCGAGGACTCGATAGAGATCATGGCCCAGGCGCACCAGCTCGACGGTCTTGTTCTGATACCAACATGCGACAAGATCGTCCCCGGACATCTCATGGCAGCCGGGCGTCTTGATCTCCCGACCATAGTCGTGACGGGCGGCCCGATGCTTCCAGGATTTGCATGCGATCGTGAGCTCGATCTGATCAACGTCTTCGAGGAGTGGCAGAAGGGAGGCGAGTCCCTCTCGATTTTAGAGGATCTCGCATGCCCGGGTGCAGGGTCATGTGCTGGACTGTTCACAGCTAACTCCATGGCATGCATGGCCGAGGCGCTGGGATTGAGCCTCCCTGGATGCGCAACAGCACATGCAGTGGATGCGAAGAAGATGCGCATCGCCAAACTCTCCGGGATGATGATCGTGGAGCTTGTGAAGAGAGGGCTCACTGCGAGAAAGATCGTCTCGCGCGAGTCATTCGAGAACGCTGTCAGGGTCGACATGGCCATCGGAGGGTCCACAAACACAGCACTGCACCTCCCGGCAATCGCTGCAGAATTCGATATCGATTTAGAGCTGGATGTCTTCGACAGGCTGAGCAGGGAGACGCCGCATCTGGTCAATCTGCGCCCCGGAGGCCCGCATCACATGCTGGATCTTGACCGTGCAGGTGGGGTGCAGGCTGTGATGCATCGCCTATCATCCAAACTGGATCTTAGTGTCCTCACGGTCACAGGAAAGACTCTGGGGGCGGTGCTCGCGGAGTTCAAACCTGTCAACCCCAAGGCGAATGCAGAGGTCATAGCAACACTGGAGAGACCTGTGCATCCTGAGGGCGGGATCGCGATACTCAAGGGAAGCCTGGCGCCAGAGGGCTCTGTTGTGAAGCAGACTGCGGTCTCGAAGAAGATGCTCGTGCACAAGGGCCCCGCAGTCGTCTACGACTCCGAGGAGGAGTCGATGAAGGGGATACTGAGCGGCGAGGTCAAGGCGGGAGATGTTGTTGTCATAAGATACGAGGGGCCAAAGGGTGGTCCAGGAATGAGGGAGACCCTGGCACCGACGTCAGCGATCGCAGGCGCGGGGCTCAGCGAGTCTGTGGCGCTGATCACAGACGGCAGGTTCAGCGGCGGTACGCGCGGGCCGTGCATAGGGCATGTCTCCCCTGAGGCAGCTGTCGGAGGCCCAATAGCGCTCGTCGAGAACGGGGATATGATCTCCATAGATATACCGAACAGGAGGCTGGATCTGCTCGTTGATGAGGGTGTGCTAGAGCGAAGACGCGCATCCTGGAGGCCTCCTGAGCCGAGGGTGAGGGGAGGAGTTCTCGATAGGTACAGAAAGTCCGTGACGTCTGCGAGCAAGGGCGGAGTTTTGAGATGA
- the thpR gene encoding RNA 2',3'-cyclic phosphodiesterase, which yields MRCFVAVDLPEEIKRGVPAIQQAFAMNGLKLVDPNLVHITLKFLGEVEERRVDDIVNALARVRFSPFQARITGVGAFPGRSIRVIWLGATGPFEELARAVDTALEPFGFERDKKFSAHATLARVKDPSLSRILAERLSGVSEVDLGAFTVERFVLKKSTLTPRGPVYEDIAEFRASQ from the coding sequence ATGAGATGCTTTGTCGCTGTCGATCTGCCGGAGGAGATTAAGAGAGGGGTGCCGGCGATACAGCAGGCCTTCGCGATGAACGGGCTCAAGCTTGTAGATCCGAACCTGGTGCACATAACACTGAAGTTTCTGGGAGAGGTGGAGGAGAGAAGAGTCGATGATATCGTAAATGCGCTCGCGCGCGTGAGGTTCTCGCCATTCCAGGCGCGCATCACGGGCGTCGGCGCATTCCCCGGGAGATCCATCAGGGTAATCTGGCTGGGCGCCACTGGCCCATTCGAGGAGCTGGCGCGCGCCGTGGACACCGCGCTCGAGCCCTTCGGGTTTGAGCGCGACAAGAAGTTCAGCGCGCACGCGACCCTGGCCAGAGTGAAGGACCCGTCACTGAGTCGCATCCTCGCGGAGAGACTGTCAGGCGTATCAGAGGTAGATCTCGGAGCGTTCACGGTCGAGAGGTTTGTTCTCAAGAAGAGCACTCTGACACCGAGGGGGCCGGTCTACGAGGACATCGCAGAGTTCAGAGCTTCTCAGTGA
- the cca gene encoding CCA tRNA nucleotidyltransferase: MSSDLLHRVEEIAAARNVACRGILVGSAARNTWLSGDRDIDIFIAVPEDGNLGDALEIAREIAPVHEERYAEHAYVHARIDGFDVDLVPCYDVRDPSKIKSAVDRTPFHSRYVSERIRGLEDEVLLLKQFMKGVGVYGSDLRTGGFSGYLAELLVIRYGSFLRVLEGASSWRPGTRINLAPGANIMAPLVVIDPVDPKRNVAAALTLDRMFQFVAAARCFLRSPDISFFFPLEAHTMSPDEIRAEIERRGTEFILLEIDAPDMVDDVLYPQMRKAEASIKNLLEREGFQVLRSDVDLVRGEDVRARLLFELSIWELPSVRIHIGPPVWEADHVSRFVKGHTSPLSGPYIDNGRLVVEIPRRYRKAVDLLEGEVHKISLGKHLSSGRIRTLSKREILEGVDESLAEFLTAYLNKRVRVC; encoded by the coding sequence ATATCATCAGATCTCCTCCACAGGGTCGAGGAGATCGCAGCTGCAAGGAACGTGGCATGCCGTGGGATTCTCGTAGGATCCGCGGCCAGAAATACATGGCTCTCTGGCGATCGTGACATCGATATATTCATCGCGGTCCCGGAGGATGGGAACCTGGGCGATGCCCTCGAGATCGCAAGGGAGATCGCGCCTGTGCACGAGGAGAGGTACGCGGAGCACGCCTACGTTCATGCCCGGATCGATGGGTTCGATGTGGATCTCGTGCCGTGCTATGACGTCAGGGATCCATCTAAAATAAAATCCGCTGTTGATAGAACCCCATTCCACTCGCGCTACGTCTCAGAGCGGATAAGGGGTTTGGAGGACGAGGTTCTCCTGCTGAAACAGTTCATGAAGGGCGTCGGTGTGTACGGTTCGGATCTGAGAACAGGCGGGTTCTCCGGATATCTGGCAGAGCTTCTCGTGATTCGCTACGGCTCATTCCTAAGAGTCCTGGAGGGCGCGAGCTCCTGGCGTCCTGGAACGAGGATAAATCTTGCACCGGGTGCGAACATCATGGCGCCACTGGTGGTCATAGATCCCGTGGATCCGAAGAGAAACGTGGCCGCTGCCCTGACCCTCGACAGGATGTTCCAGTTCGTCGCGGCAGCTAGATGCTTCCTCAGGTCCCCCGACATAAGCTTCTTCTTCCCGCTGGAGGCTCACACGATGAGCCCGGATGAGATCAGGGCTGAGATCGAGCGGAGGGGCACGGAGTTCATACTCCTAGAGATCGACGCCCCTGACATGGTTGATGATGTCCTCTATCCCCAGATGAGAAAGGCAGAGGCATCTATCAAAAACCTTCTCGAGAGAGAGGGGTTTCAGGTGCTCAGGAGCGATGTGGACCTAGTTCGCGGAGAGGATGTCCGGGCGCGCCTCCTCTTCGAGCTCTCGATCTGGGAGCTGCCGTCTGTAAGGATACACATTGGTCCGCCGGTCTGGGAGGCGGATCACGTCTCGAGGTTCGTGAAGGGCCACACATCTCCACTGTCTGGACCGTACATTGATAATGGCAGGCTTGTTGTGGAGATACCGAGGAGATACAGAAAGGCTGTGGATCTTCTCGAAGGAGAGGTTCACAAGATCTCTCTCGGAAAGCACCTCTCCTCCGGCAGGATCAGAACGCTATCAAAGCGCGAGATCCTTGAAGGCGTGGACGAGAGTCTTGCGGAGTTTCTCACAGCGTATCTAAATAAAAGAGTCAGAGTCTGTTGA